A DNA window from Trichomycterus rosablanca isolate fTriRos1 chromosome 11, fTriRos1.hap1, whole genome shotgun sequence contains the following coding sequences:
- the gins2 gene encoding DNA replication complex GINS protein PSF2 isoform X2, producing MDPSEVEFLAEKELVKIIPNFSLDKIYLIGGDLGPFNPGLPVEVPVWLALNLKQRQKCRIVPPEWMDADKLEEIREQERREEAFTPIPSPYYMELTKLLLNHAADNIPRADEIRTLVKDIWDTRIAKLRLSADSFISRQEAHAGHVWALCFKKPKFDGCGTPVSCTEP from the exons atGGATCCTTCTGAAGTCGAGTTTCTTGCCGAAAAGGAACTGGTGAAGATTATCCCGAACTTCAGTTTGGATAAGATTTATTTAATCGGG GGTGACCTGGGTCCATTCAACCCAGGTTTGCCAGTGGAGGTGCCAGTGTGGCTGGCTCTGAATCTCAAACAGAGACAGAAATGCAGAATAGTTCCTCCAGAGTGGATGGATGCAG ATAAACTAGAGGAGATCAGAGAGCAGGAAAGACGAGAAGAAGCCTTTACTCCAATTCCAAGCCCATATTACATGGAACTGACCAAGTTACTTCTGAACCA TGCTGCGGACAACATCCCGAGAGCTGATGAAATCCGGACTCTGGTTAAGGACATATGGGACACACGCATTGCAAAACTGCGCCTGTCAGCTGACAGCTTCATCAGCCGACAGGAAGCTCACGCCGgc catgtttgGGCCCTGTGTTTTAAAAAGCCCAAGTTTGATGGGTGTGGAAcaccagtgtcctgcacagagccatga
- the gins2 gene encoding DNA replication complex GINS protein PSF2 isoform X1: MDPSEVEFLAEKELVKIIPNFSLDKIYLIGGDLGPFNPGLPVEVPVWLALNLKQRQKCRIVPPEWMDADKLEEIREQERREEAFTPIPSPYYMELTKLLLNHAADNIPRADEIRTLVKDIWDTRIAKLRLSADSFISRQEAHAGLDNLTLMEINTTRSFLLDSLNYMYKLRSNLQPGSGAGKSQDY, from the exons atGGATCCTTCTGAAGTCGAGTTTCTTGCCGAAAAGGAACTGGTGAAGATTATCCCGAACTTCAGTTTGGATAAGATTTATTTAATCGGG GGTGACCTGGGTCCATTCAACCCAGGTTTGCCAGTGGAGGTGCCAGTGTGGCTGGCTCTGAATCTCAAACAGAGACAGAAATGCAGAATAGTTCCTCCAGAGTGGATGGATGCAG ATAAACTAGAGGAGATCAGAGAGCAGGAAAGACGAGAAGAAGCCTTTACTCCAATTCCAAGCCCATATTACATGGAACTGACCAAGTTACTTCTGAACCA TGCTGCGGACAACATCCCGAGAGCTGATGAAATCCGGACTCTGGTTAAGGACATATGGGACACACGCATTGCAAAACTGCGCCTGTCAGCTGACAGCTTCATCAGCCGACAGGAAGCTCACGCCGgc CTAGATAACCTCACACTGATGGAGATCAACACCACACGCAGCTTTCTGCTCGACTCTTTAAATTACATGTACAAGCTGCGCTCCAACCTCCAGCCCGGCTCAGGCGCTGGGAAATCACAGGATTACTGA